One Streptomyces sp. SAI-135 DNA segment encodes these proteins:
- a CDS encoding ABC transporter permease, whose product MFFTYLRRELRRRRKAALVVASGLALGIALVIVVSSVSSGMGKAQDKVLQSLYGLGTDMTVTKAAQPQASSSDRPRFRFDAQDSGSDAEQSSDRVMVQGFQTLSSATVDKVGRQTGVSDAVGGLSLQVIKIDGQFTRGEFQQNGNGGGAGGFGRDGGGTGQPQGEVQGGGADFDVDNYSVFGTDVTKAALGPLTSSKITSGRTFRSTETNAKVAVVDSAYAKEKKLKVGSTVTIKSVKYEVIGVATADSGDAAANVYVPLTQAQTLSDSKNKVTTIYVKATDSQKIDAVKSTIQKNISGTTVTTSADLADTVSGSLSTASSLATNVGKWLSIAVLVAAFLVAGLLTSSAVSRRVREFGTLKALGWKSGRVTRQVVGEAMVNGLLGGALGIAIGLAGAYVVTAVSPTLQAQLGGGGGGAGGPGGGGGFGGPGRQVAAKTLDVALTAPVSLTTVAVAVGLAVAGGLIAGAFGGWRASRLRPADALRRVE is encoded by the coding sequence ATGTTCTTCACCTACCTGAGGCGCGAACTGCGCCGCCGCAGAAAGGCGGCCCTCGTCGTCGCCTCCGGGCTCGCGCTCGGGATCGCGCTGGTCATCGTGGTCAGTTCCGTGTCGTCCGGCATGGGGAAGGCCCAGGACAAGGTCCTCCAGTCGCTGTACGGGCTCGGCACCGACATGACGGTCACCAAGGCCGCCCAGCCGCAGGCCAGTTCCTCGGACCGGCCGCGCTTCCGGTTCGACGCGCAGGACAGCGGCTCCGACGCGGAGCAGAGCAGCGACCGGGTGATGGTCCAGGGCTTCCAGACCCTGTCCTCCGCCACGGTCGACAAGGTCGGCCGGCAGACCGGCGTGTCGGACGCGGTCGGTGGGCTGAGCCTCCAGGTCATCAAGATCGACGGCCAGTTCACCCGCGGCGAGTTCCAGCAGAACGGCAACGGCGGCGGTGCGGGCGGCTTCGGCCGCGACGGCGGTGGCACCGGCCAGCCGCAGGGGGAAGTGCAGGGCGGGGGCGCCGACTTCGACGTCGACAACTACTCCGTCTTCGGCACCGACGTCACCAAGGCCGCCCTCGGCCCGCTGACCTCCTCCAAGATCACCAGCGGCCGTACGTTCCGGTCCACCGAGACGAACGCCAAGGTCGCCGTGGTCGACTCCGCGTACGCCAAGGAGAAGAAGCTCAAGGTCGGTTCCACCGTCACCATCAAGAGCGTCAAGTACGAGGTGATCGGCGTCGCCACCGCGGACAGCGGGGACGCGGCCGCCAACGTCTACGTCCCGCTCACCCAGGCGCAGACCCTCAGCGACTCGAAGAACAAGGTCACCACGATCTACGTGAAGGCGACCGACTCCCAGAAGATCGACGCCGTCAAGTCGACGATCCAGAAGAACATCTCGGGTACGACGGTGACGACCTCGGCGGATCTCGCGGACACCGTGTCGGGGTCGCTGTCGACGGCGTCCTCGCTCGCCACGAACGTCGGCAAGTGGCTGTCGATCGCCGTGCTCGTCGCCGCGTTCCTCGTCGCCGGTCTGCTCACCTCGTCCGCGGTCTCGCGCCGGGTAAGGGAGTTCGGCACGCTCAAGGCGCTGGGCTGGAAGTCGGGGCGGGTGACCCGGCAGGTCGTCGGTGAGGCGATGGTCAACGGGCTGCTGGGCGGGGCCCTGGGCATCGCGATCGGTCTCGCGGGCGCGTACGTCGTGACGGCCGTCAGCCCCACGTTGCAGGCGCAGTTGGGCGGCGGGGGAGGCGGCGCGGGTGGTCCCGGTGGTGGGGGCGGCTTCGGCGGCCCCGGTCGCCAGGTCGCCGCCAAGACGCTGGATGTCGCCCTGACCGCCCCGGTCAGCCTCACGACGGTGGCGGTCGCGGTCGGCCTGGCGGTGGCCGGCGGTCTCATCGCGGGCGCCTTCGGCGGCTGGCGGGCGTCGCGCCTGCGGCCGGCGGACGCGTTGCGCCGCGTCGAGTAG
- a CDS encoding Ig-like domain-containing protein gives MEKRVMTVSKRRRGLTVASALLGGVLVLSACSGGDDSSSKSGGGDTSQAKADEAAAKKSSQAEIKITPKDGTDNASINNSAAVTVSKGTLTDVTMTTTDGTKVAGELSADKTSWKPDGQLERSTTYKVAAEAKDADGLVAHENASFTTVSPANSFIGNFTPEDGSTVGVGMPVSINFDKAITNKAAVQKGITVSSSSGQEVVGHWFNANRIDFRPEDYWKENSTVTLKLALDGVEGASGVYGVQQKTVTFKIGRNQVSYVDAKTKQMKVTHNGATIKTIPISAGSPENKTYEGIMVMSEKFKETRMNGATVGFTDDDGKGEYDIKDVPHAIRLTNSGTFLHGNYWGAKSIFGSVNTSHGCVGLSDTKGANDTGTAGYWMYTNSIVGDVVVVQNTGDKTVAPDNGLNGWNLSWADWKAGSAV, from the coding sequence ATGGAGAAGCGTGTGATGACGGTCAGTAAGCGGCGCAGGGGCCTGACGGTCGCGTCCGCTCTGCTCGGCGGGGTGCTGGTGCTCTCGGCCTGTTCCGGTGGCGACGACTCGTCCTCGAAGAGCGGCGGTGGCGACACCTCACAGGCCAAGGCCGACGAGGCGGCGGCCAAGAAGAGCTCCCAGGCCGAGATCAAGATCACGCCCAAGGACGGCACGGACAACGCCTCCATCAACAACTCCGCCGCCGTCACCGTGAGCAAGGGCACGCTCACCGACGTGACGATGACGACCACCGACGGCACGAAGGTGGCCGGCGAACTGTCCGCGGACAAGACCAGCTGGAAGCCGGACGGCCAGCTGGAGCGCTCCACGACCTACAAGGTCGCCGCGGAGGCCAAGGACGCCGACGGGCTCGTCGCCCACGAGAACGCCTCGTTCACGACGGTCTCCCCGGCCAACAGCTTCATAGGCAACTTCACGCCGGAGGACGGCTCGACCGTCGGCGTGGGCATGCCCGTGTCGATCAACTTCGACAAGGCGATCACCAACAAGGCGGCCGTCCAGAAGGGCATCACCGTCTCCTCCAGCAGCGGTCAGGAGGTCGTCGGTCACTGGTTCAACGCCAACCGCATCGACTTCCGCCCCGAGGACTACTGGAAGGAGAACTCCACCGTCACGCTGAAGCTCGCGCTCGACGGTGTCGAGGGCGCCTCCGGTGTCTACGGCGTTCAGCAGAAGACGGTCACCTTCAAGATCGGCCGCAACCAGGTCTCGTACGTCGACGCCAAGACCAAGCAGATGAAGGTCACGCACAACGGCGCGACGATCAAGACCATCCCGATCTCGGCCGGTTCGCCGGAGAACAAGACGTACGAAGGCATCATGGTGATGTCCGAGAAGTTCAAGGAGACGCGCATGAACGGCGCGACCGTGGGCTTCACCGACGACGACGGCAAGGGCGAGTACGACATCAAGGACGTGCCGCACGCCATCCGGCTCACCAACTCCGGCACCTTCCTGCACGGCAACTACTGGGGCGCGAAGTCCATCTTCGGCTCCGTGAACACCAGCCACGGCTGCGTGGGCCTGTCCGACACCAAGGGCGCCAACGACACCGGCACCGCGGGTTACTGGATGTACACCAACTCGATCGTCGGTGACGTGGTGGTCGTGCAGAACACCGGCGACAAGACGGTGGCCCCGGACAACGGCCTCAACGGCTGGAACCTGAGCTGGGCGGACTGGAAGGCGGGCTCGGCGGTCTGA
- a CDS encoding ABC transporter ATP-binding protein — protein MYELRSVTKRYSRGKDTVDALAGVDLTIADGDRLVIQGPTGGGKSTLLQMLGGLDKPTEGEIVLDGTDLAKLSEARLTRVRSENIGFVFQSFNLIPTLTAQENVETALVPLGVKGKERRERAAEALTSVGLGERLRHLPSELSGGQQQRVAIARALVKEPKVLLADEPTGNLDESMRDEIMDVLERMWKELGLTFIMVTHDSAIAKKAPRLATIRKGRITVKENAAS, from the coding sequence ATGTACGAACTCAGAAGCGTCACCAAGCGCTACTCCCGAGGCAAGGACACCGTCGACGCGCTCGCCGGTGTGGACCTCACCATCGCCGACGGGGACCGCCTCGTCATCCAGGGCCCCACCGGCGGCGGCAAGTCCACCCTCCTCCAGATGCTCGGCGGACTGGACAAGCCCACGGAGGGCGAGATCGTCCTGGACGGCACCGACCTGGCGAAACTGTCGGAGGCCAGGCTGACCAGGGTCCGCAGCGAGAACATCGGCTTCGTCTTCCAGTCCTTCAACCTCATCCCCACCCTCACCGCCCAGGAGAACGTCGAGACCGCCCTCGTACCCCTCGGTGTGAAGGGGAAGGAGCGGCGGGAGCGGGCCGCCGAGGCACTCACCTCCGTAGGGCTCGGGGAGCGCCTGCGGCATCTGCCCTCCGAGCTGTCCGGCGGCCAGCAGCAGCGCGTCGCCATCGCCCGTGCCCTGGTCAAGGAGCCGAAGGTACTCCTGGCCGACGAACCCACCGGCAACCTCGACGAGTCGATGCGCGACGAGATCATGGACGTACTCGAACGCATGTGGAAGGAGCTGGGGCTGACCTTCATCATGGTCACCCACGACTCCGCCATCGCGAAGAAGGCCCCCCGTCTCGCCACGATCCGCAAGGGCCGGATCACGGTGAAGGAGAACGCCGCCTCCTGA